CAACAATCATCAGGTAACCTTTCCATAGCAAATACTCCCTTGGAAAAATATTAGAGTAAGGGTGCCATCCACAAAGTCACAATGCAAACTAAGTAGATTCTCCCTGACAATGTGTCTACTGAAACATTCCTACCCGTTATCTCCTGTTTTTGCAACTTTGCATGGTTATGAGGAGCCAGAGTcagttttgtttatatatatataatatatatatatatatatatctggtTACTGCAAAAAATGGTGATATAGTTAGCAATGTAGGGATTTAGAGATAACTTTTTGTGAATTTGACAGTTTCTATTTTTGCTAGAATCATATTATGTTTGGAATTGTTATTGCGAATAATTAGAGTCATTCACTAACAACTGAAGAGTTTTCCAGACGACCTCAATCTTATATAACTTGATATTTGTGGTTTACTTAACAGGTCCATTTATATGATATCTCTGCTCAGCGCAGACCTGTCCTCTCATTTGATTTCAGAGAGACCGCTATTAAGGCAGTCACTGAAGATCAAGATGGCCATACGATTTATATAGGAAATGGGTCTGGTGACCTTGCTTCCTTCGACATGCGAACAGGTACATGCATctatttttactaaaacaagCAATCGtattttccaaacttaatgcataTCTATTTTGTTCTGCATTCTGCACTTTTGATTGTAACATCAAAAAATCACCTTGAGTAGATACTGCCTCATTTGTGATTATCCAATAGTTTCTTGTGAATGATTGCCTTTACAGTGGTTGTTACCATGGAAACATAAGGACAGATGCTCCTGCTTAAATCTATGGTGGATGATTTtatactcatttttttttttttgcaaaaatgaGGAACCTGTTATTGATTCCAGTTTGTGTTTTTGTTAGTATGGTTCTTTTATATACATTATTCTTTGTATAATTTGAAAGTATCCATGGAATTCTTTCTTAGACAAGCTGGTCAACACCATCAAATGGCTCCCAGTTTTGAATTATAATCAAAGCAAGCATAGGCTCAAACCATTTCATGAGTTAAATGCCACACTATTTCGGGCTTACGATTCTTTAAGAGCCCAGCTAATCTCAAGGAACATGCAGGCCCTCCATCCTGCATGCAGCGATGAACTAATTAGGCTGTTTCAATTcactattttaatatgtttggttgtTTTGTCATGACTGGAATCTGCTAATTAGGCTGTTTCAATTCACTATTCTGTATACAGTTGTTTTGGTAACTATTTCATGGTTGTGGACTGGGCTATATTTTGTTGCTCCTGTCCTTGATTAAGTCTATCCTCTGAATGTTTCTTCTTCCCTATAATTCTGATAACATTGgatatatcattttctttcagGGAAATTATTAGGATGCTTTATAGGGAAGTGTTCTGGAAGTATTAGATCCATGGCTAGGCATCCAGAGCTCCCTGTAATAGCATCATGTGGTGAGTctattgaaaattttctttgttttatcctTCTTACAGACAATAATTTGACTTGGTGCCCTGTGCTGTTAGATGTgcagcttcttttttttggtgCCAAAATTTTTCTCcacttatcattttctttttcttaggtTTGGATAGCTATTTGAGGTTGTGGGATATAAACACTCGTCAACTTCTTTCTGCGGTATTTTCTTGGCCTTAAAATTCTATCAAGTTTTATCTAATTTACCTGCTTTACacttctttattgtttttaactCTTTTCCATTTAGAATGATATTGTATTAGACTTGATGTTTGTTTTGGAGTTCTTTTTATCTCAGCTAGTTCCTTCCTAATAGTAAAACTATGAGTTAGAAATATTCCAATCTATTTAGGATAAGAATGTTgcaaatgttttaatttgttatggGTACTTGATTTAAATGGCTTACTTTTACTTGACAATTTTGATATATTCCAATCATTTTACTTGACAATTTTTATATACTCGAATCATTTAATCAAACCGTACTATATGATGCAGGTTTTCCTGAAGCAGCACCTCACAAATGTTGTTTTTGATTCCAATTTTGTTGACAAAGGTTGGTTTTCCCTTTCTTTGCACGGGCTTGGATAGTAGAGTTATATCTTGAACATTACTAATCTGGACCTCCGTAAAACCTGGGTGATAAACAAGTCTAGATGGACTGTTTACCCTATTGCATAACTATGATAAGGAATAAATTATGGCTTGAGtgcaaaacttaaaagaaaagagctATATTGCTTGTTTGATTTGCTTCAATTTAATGATTTCCGATGATTGGTGTTGCTCAATGAAGGGAAAATTTACCAAAGCTTTCTTGGGAATGCCATTAAGATAGAACTTTTTAATTCTTGTCAGACTCTAGGAATATGATAACTTCGTCACACGGGTTATTTGGGACCCTTGGTTCTAAGAGATTAGGTGCTCCCTTGGAGACAACGGATGGAATTTGAAGTGAAATGATTATTAGTctatattatttgattgtttcATGGAATTGgtttcctaaatattattttttcatgtctatttaccattagaaaaattgataaataaaaaatatttttcagtcaaagaaaaatttgattttgttttcaagaaaatattgtttttttatttttgacggAATTTACTTTCTAGAAGttgtaaaaagataaaaaaatatcatgatagttattgattatatcaaatttggctcttaatcttttgattgctatatattttttatttatttatttaattttatcccttagaatttgatttaatttgatttttatatcaaatttattccttgtttttttattgttatttttcttatactttttgtaattgaattttattatttatcagatttggtctcaattttttgtatttctatttattttatttaaagtaatttatgaaattgtttttttttatttcatctttcaactttttatcTGTCagattttatcataattttttactgctattttttattatttaaaataacttatgtatgatattgagattttttttactttctttttcttttaacttttttatctgtcagatttgatttatatttttcgattgttatttgtttaattgaaataatttatgaaattaatttttttttttcaatatcttcattcttcaaccttttttatttgttatatttcgtttctattcttttgattgctatttgtttcatttgaattgatttatgaatttggaatttttttttaattttatcttttatttttttttacatgttaaatttggtctctattttttttattactatttgttttattcgaaataattttttaaaattgagaagtttttttaatttcaccctcttACTTTTTTTATCTGTCAGTTTTAGgcttaatttttgaaaaaatagataaaatattaataagttatttttcagtttattttttatgatatgattaataaaagtgttttcaatttattttttttaacatatgaaatattaaaaaataatttatttttaggaatttatttttttttaaaaaaaatacttttcgacaaataaatacaaatacgTCTTCCTCTCAACATGAGCTTTGTCAATCTGATAGCACTGTGATGCATTTTCTTTATTGCTAACCATATAAGTGATATTTATTCTATCAGTGACTAATTATTTTCCTCAACAATGATTATTACTGTCCTTATTGTGCTAGCAGAAATCGCGGCAACAGCACAGAATGTGGATGGGATCCAAACTACTGAGATACAAACTGAAGATGAGATTGGAACATTGcctgtgaaaagaaagaaagcatctaaagaaaaaagggagaaaaagaagaaatctgaagaaaatgaagaaagcgCGGTGactaaatccaagaaaaaaagccGGAAGCACAAAAGGGAGAATGGCGATGACGCCTGAGGTTAGCGCAGCTGGGATTACGCGTTGCCGTCTAGAAGACAGCAGCATCATATGGCCGCTGCTGCATGGCATCTTGCGAGTTCCCCAAGTAGAGACGTTATTGTAATGAGATCATCTCTGAGACTGAGGCAAAACAAGGCCGCCATAATTCTTTGCAAAAGACCTTTTTACAAGGAATTCTCAACGTGAGGCAAAACGAAGCTCTTTATTCGCCTTGTAGAGAATTCATTATGATTAATCAATTTTGTCCTTTGATTTTACTTTGTAACGCTGcagttttatatattaagaGTATTTGTTTTGGCGATTCCAATGATTAAGAAACAAGAAATTACAACAAATTTCTTCAGAAATGACGATAAAACTAACTGGAAACAGGGCAGCAAAAGCAGTTGCATCAAGTTACTGAGATCTGGTTCCCTCCTTTTTCTCCGATGACAAGTACCtacaggaaaaaataaagaaacaaatagtGTTGTTACCTTGGAATATCTACATGCAACAGAAgaagatggaaaatgaagaTAAGAATAAACGCCCACTGGTGAGAAATCCAGCTAATACAATATAGCACTATAAAAGTGTTGCATCAAGTCTGAATTTAAACCATCCCTTCTTCGTCCCGTGAGGCTCCTCTCCTCCAACACAAGGTTGACTGGGCAGATCAAACTACCATTGGTAGTAGAATATGCAAAGTCAATAGTATTGCATCATCTGATCTCAGTTTaagaaattcttttatttaaatagaaaatctGTCAATATCTTGAAAGGGTCATTGTTTCATGGAACAGTAAATGTCTCTACTTTTAGACCAGGAAACATATGTTGACTCCACTTCTTGAAAAAATGCTATAgccaaaaaggagaaaaaaaaattaataaattttcctCTCAAGGGCCCTGCTCCTGCCAGACCATAATTGAGGGAATAGTTGCATTCGTTTTTTCTAGTATGACTCCTGACTCCACGCAATACTAGAACATGGGAAGATACATCGCTATTAAGAACAGATTAATTCAGTAGAAATCACAAGCAAAGTTACTCACCCCTGACCCTTTGCCCAACGGGACAGTTGATAGAGCTGCAGAGTCTCATTTGAAGCATGGCATGCTAGAAGTAGATAGTTTCGAGGCCGTACCATCCACGCAAACCTCATAAGAAATGCCGAGCAAACACACATAGCTGAAGCACCATTAAGAAATATTAGAACCTCAACCATCCACACTACAAGTCATAGAAATTCAACACAAGAATTCCTTTCCTGTCATGTTTCCTGAAATCATTTctgggatttttttatatccacCAACCCCTGTTCAATAGATCAGATACTATCATTATAATTCACAAAGCATTAAAATCTTGTATGAAcataaaacttatataaaaggGATGTCTGTATActcaaaactggaaaaaaaaaaaaaatagtaaacatACAGCAGCAACAATTCCCCAGTTGGCAACAGGTCCCCAAAAGTGAGTTGTCTTCGGACCAACGGCACTGTTCAAGAATGTTCTGAAGTAAGCAGCCATTGAAAACAACTGCTTCCCCCCAAAAACCTCTGCAATCCTtgcaaatcaacaaaaaaaaaataattcagataATCCAACACAACAAATGCGGagtaaaaaataactatacAGATAACATCATATTATCAAACCCTATTCGGCCGCACAATCAAACTGTTTTATCAGTAGTTAATAAATCCgtacatgtattttaatttaaagagtGAGCATAAGAAAGCGTACCAGAAAGAAGATCGCCAAAGAAGCCGAAGATGATTGGAGaagcaaaatgagagagagagagacgttTGGGCATTGAATAGTAATAATATAAGGGTGTTTAGCGGTTGCTTGATtggttttcaaataatttttacttataattattttaaaataatatattttttatttttttaaaatatttttaatattaaatatattaaaataatctaaaaatattaaaaaaataaccttttaagaaaaactaaaatttttaaaaaacacaacgtCGTTATCATTGCAGCTGACgtgttttttcaagttattttgacTTTGAAAAGTCAATAAGGGATAGAGGAATTCCGCTTTATTTTGAGTAAATTATATTTAGTCCATTTCTTATACGGCTTTGCAAGTTAGTCcatttagttttgaaaatcataaatcaagTCTTTGCATGACGTcctttatttaacaaaataatgtaTCAATAACGGTTTATTTATAAGAttcattttttgatatttttgtacTTCAAGctcttattttcaatttctttttcttttttgggagcATAATTTTAGACCCGGTTCAGTAGCCGGCTCAGTCTAAGGCCCGTGTTTCGGGTTTTgacattgttttagtaaaaaaacaaaaaaaaatcaacgggttgCAACAGGGTCACTGAGTCAACCCATCAGGTCAGTCGGGTCacattgagttttttcttttcctatttttttcgTGATTAgagtttattttcaatttttttttaagtgttcaaattgtcttttctttttttaaaaaaaaaatgcaagttttgattttatttagtgggTGAGATTAGAAGATCTgacaagaaaaagagagaggatattttaggataaaaactaattaaatggACATGAAAATCTAAAAGAAGGACTAAGTTGcaaacaaatatcaaaatacagGTGAAAGTGGAGCTTGGTTTTCACGAAAATTTAGTATGGACAAAATGGTAATACACGAGTTGTTGTACATGTGGAAACAAGGAAAAAGTACAATTGGCATACAACAACATCAGTCTACTTGTCGAGTAGCTCAAAAAATTGGTGTTCGGTGCTTGCACATACATTCAGGAAGTGGATATGCAATCACATCTCGGTCTCTCTTGTTAGTCCTTGGCTCCGGTTGGCCCTGAGATTTCTTGTGCAGCGTCCTGATGATGCTTCCGAATTCGGAGGTGGAGTTTTCGAATACAGGAAGCATGGCTCGCTTGTTAGGCCTTATGTGTTTCTTATGACCAGCATAAGCACGGTGGCCCTGTGAAGTTGAATACAGAAAAACAGATGTTAACTACCCTCAAGTCTGCATTGGGTTAAGTAAAATTCATCTTGGTAATTCTTTATCGAATCATTTGCATCAAGTTTTGCAGCGGCTTACCTGCATGATTCGACCGAAGTTTCCTCCATGGGAAGGTATAAAAACGTTGCTGCTTAATGAGATGATGTAGTCTATAGCAGCCAGAGCTGAGGCCTTCTTGATAAATGGCGACAGTTCACCTCCTCTTGCCAATATCTCCTTTGTTATTACGTTCGGGAATTCGGCAATCAGTGGTTGCAGAGCCAGGCTGCCACCAAATGGCTCTCCTCCAGCAATGTATATTCGAGCAGTCCTTGGTGCTCCTAAAGCCTTTAAAAACCTGCGGTAATTCATCTGTCTCCGATTATAGTCTGAAAACTAAGTTCCCTTTAGACTTCAAACATATGTTGGTAATTTTTACCTTGCAATTTCTAGTGCACTGAGGGGACATAGGCCGGCAAGTCTTCGCCGGATATGGTTCATGTTCAACCTTCCTGTAAGGTATTCAGGTTGAGACTCCCGTGATTTGGCGATGATTTTGTCATATTCTGGGCCTAAACTGCTGAGACATCCACTTCTGACCCATATATCCTTCTCTAACCTGAGATGGAGGGCAATATATGGACCTTCAATCCACATTCTCTTTGAAAGCCTGTTCCCGAGATCCTGTATTGGTGCTGCGAATCTCAATGCATGGAAAGCTACCTGCAATTCACAAGACATTTCCCTTGAAGAAAAATATGGCAGTTTCAGTGGTTCAGAATTTTCTACCTGATGGGAACTGTGACCATTACCTTGCATCGCAGCTTCTGCAGATCGGGGGGGAGATTCTTGGAAAGTTTGGAGTCTAATGCTTTTAGAATAAGAAGGCCTTCTTCATTCAGCTACAGAAACCATTAAAAAagcattagaaaagaaaattgtcTCTCTACTGAGAATCTGAAGAAGTGTTTGTAAACAACCTCAAAGGTATACTACAGATTGTTATTCTGCTATCTTAACAATTTCAATTGTAGATACATATTCATTCTAAACTAGAAAATGCACAAAATCTTGGCATCTATTCCAGCATAAACTTCTGATTCAACCTCTTAAACCCATAGATGTTTCAAATTTGAAACTGAGGTATCAAGATTTAGTACAGTAATGAAGGGCTaggcaattttattatttgttgttaacaAAATGAATAGCACACCAAGAGCTATACTCTGCCCTTACCAGTCTGGAGAACCTGGCACGAATCCAGTATGGTGAAACATCATAAGGAATTTGGTTTTCAATGGACTGCCTTGACATCAAATGTGTGGAGGGAAGGGAAGATACAATTCGTACATCAGCTCGTAAAACTCTCTTGAAATGCTCAACATTGAAAATCTCCGAGAATTCACTGAAATTTTGGAAAACAGACAGAATCATAGGACAACCCGTACATTTTAGATTCATCAGAGTTCAAAACTGCGTGATCAAATATTAGAGAAACTAATATTAACAGTTGCAGATACATCATAATCACTGAAATACATTCACAAGGATATAAAGAATcttttgaagagagaaaaacacaACCCAGATGTTTGGTATTTGAGAGAAATCCATAAACAAGAATGCTtcagtgaaaaaaatcaagaactgACAGTCACATAATCGACAAAGAGAGAAGATAACGCTCAATTTCTcattaaaatcaacaatatcCTAAGGAAATATACAACACAGAAATCCTGAACATTCTCCAAGTTACCTCTCATCGTCCCAAATTGGATTAACCTGCAAAACAGGAACAACCAAAGCTGCTTCAAGAATTCTTGCAATGACAACAGCATCAACAATCTGATTCCTCTGCTGGTTCAATCCCCCGGAGGCTACCACCACCAAGAACCTCCTTCTCTCCTTTGAAATTCTCGCAGATGCCTTTCGATACTTGAGACTAAAATCCAAGCATGGCTTGTACCCTTCTCCATCCGGTTGCTCCCAAAACTCTTTCTCCTCTTTTGACACATTGCCAGTAACGGGATGCAATGGTAATGGCGCCATTAAACTCTTTGCCATTCTTGGCTCATTTTCCACATTCTTGGGAACAACAGAAGAAAGGGAGGTCAAAAGCATTGACGAAATGGACATAGAAGGAAATGAAAGAGAAGATGGAGAGTTTAGAGAGCATGGAAGTGAATCTTGAGAATTGGATGTGAAGCCAAGAATGGAAACTCCAAAGAGAGTAAAGGAAACAAGAAGTGAAATTAAGCATAGAGTTGGTGGTGTCAAGAGTTTGTTGAAGTTTCTTGGGCTTTTCTtgggagagaaaagaagagaagtgaATAGAGAGGCAGAGAGCAAGTGATAAACTGGTGATGGGGTCAGTGTAAAGATTGGGTTCTTGATGTTTCTTGATTTCGCCATTGAAGCTCTGCTTGTGCTAATTTCTTGGCAACTTCGAATTTTTGCGCCCTTTTGATTTGGGTGACTTCTTCTTGTGATTCTTGAATCAGTTACAGGCGTGggaaaactgtggttaaaagaCGAAGACGCCTCCTATTTATTGCGGGATTGAGAAGGCTATGAAAGGGGTCTTTTCGTCATTCTGTTAGTGGGTAGTTAGATTCTGTTAATTTTCGCGGGCAGAGGAGGCCTACAGTAGTCAATAAACAGAAACTAAGGCGGGAAACCACTGTGCCATTTTCACCTTTTCATCTTCTCACGGTGGGGACtagaataatgattttttttatataaatttttaatttgacccttgaatatatatatcttttacaATTGAGCCCTTTTAAGTTCAAATAAGCACTTAGttgtatattttttggaatgaaGGGTTGAGTTAGAAGACTAAGGATTGAAGTGCAAAGGAAGGGTAAAATCAacgtcattttcaaaaaaaatttgaaaagtttattttgcCCTCCATCTATTTCAGCTATTGTATAATTGGTccctttagtttttaaaaattcaatattagtATCAAATTTGACTCTTCTTATTTTTCAGTCATTTTTTTGTAAGAATAGAAAGATTATCACTGGATTTCGgcataaagagagaaatacaTTGTTATTGATGATTCCAACTATGAAAATAATTGGTTTTTGTATAAATGAGTTTCATTTCATGAATGGAGTTTAACAGaggttctttttccttcttcttgcCAAAGGAGGTGGATCTAGTCACGGAAATAATTTTGGCTTCaagttgatttgatatttttatctatttttcaaGGGTATGGATATGTTTATTAAGgtatttatagtgtttttgaTTAACAATAGATTGGAAatgagtttttaattgaaaaaaattgaacacttgattttttaatggcTCTAGTCGTCGGAATctacataaaacaaataacaggTCAtctattgtcaaaaaaaaaaaaaatcattcaaccttttaaagaaagaagaaaaaaaatacaaggccAAATATTGCAAGTTGGACTGAAAAGTCCAcgtgtctatttttttttttaaaaaaaataagcacgCCCATATAATTAATTGggctccttttatttattttttgtcattttacatttgacttaaaatataataaaataaataatcaagctctcaattgaattcattaataagTCCTAGATTTAACGAATTAATTTATAGTATTccagctattatttattttccttttatttatttaatgtttttttctcttgatttaaaatttaaaaaaaaaattcaccacgTAGACAAACAAACTTTAAATCCTCATAGTATGTATACAATGATTGACGAGTTTGGATTACTTTtgagtctaatttttttttcttttttttcccaataaTTGGGTTATAAAACATGACTGACCCCCCTCGCTACTCCACGCCTTGTATACATGTGTAAATAGATTATTAactattacaattaaaaaaagaaactaattaaCTATATTTGGCATAGTGTAACTTTCATTATTACTTTTGACTACAGGTCATCATTGTAAAGCAAGTATAGTAATAAAGCTTGGGACCATTAAACACTTGGATAATTTTGGGTAAAACTCTTTGTTTTTAAGGTAGTTTTagtgattttaatttgaaaaaatataaatttttaaaaaatataattagatgttgttagttttatttagatacgtgtttggtaaaaattatagttaaagtTTGtatagcaaaaaatatatatataatgcctagttttatatttgagaatgtgatttatgattgcttttcaaagtgctttttattCGGAAatgtattgaatatttttttattttttaaaaaattattt
The sequence above is drawn from the Populus alba chromosome 15, ASM523922v2, whole genome shotgun sequence genome and encodes:
- the LOC118057394 gene encoding O-fucosyltransferase 37 encodes the protein MAKSRNIKNPIFTLTPSPVYHLLSASLFTSLLFSPKKSPRNFNKLLTPPTLCLISLLVSFTLFGVSILGFTSNSQDSLPCSLNSPSSLSFPSMSISSMLLTSLSSVVPKNVENEPRMAKSLMAPLPLHPVTGNVSKEEKEFWEQPDGEGYKPCLDFSLKYRKASARISKERRRFLVVVASGGLNQQRNQIVDAVVIARILEAALVVPVLQVNPIWDDESEFSEIFNVEHFKRVLRADVRIVSSLPSTHLMSRQSIENQIPYDVSPYWIRARFSRLLNEEGLLILKALDSKLSKNLPPDLQKLRCKVAFHALRFAAPIQDLGNRLSKRMWIEGPYIALHLRLEKDIWVRSGCLSSLGPEYDKIIAKSRESQPEYLTGRLNMNHIRRRLAGLCPLSALEIARFLKALGAPRTARIYIAGGEPFGGSLALQPLIAEFPNVITKEILARGGELSPFIKKASALAAIDYIISLSSNVFIPSHGGNFGRIMQGHRAYAGHKKHIRPNKRAMLPVFENSTSEFGSIIRTLHKKSQGQPEPRTNKRDRDVIAYPLPECMCKHRTPIF